Proteins encoded in a region of the Devosia sp. RR2S18 genome:
- a CDS encoding LysE family translocator, producing MSIEFLITTLVVVISPGTGALYTIAAGLSRGSRASVWAAFGCTLGIVPHMLAAITGLAAVLHASALAFEIIKYAGVAYLLYMAWATLRDTGSLSVEADRTPKSAGKVIVESILINILNPKLSIFFFAFLPQFVPAATPNAVLRMLELSGVFMVVSFVVFAIYGLFAAAIRGQVISRPSIMAWTRRTFAASFVLLSVRLALTDR from the coding sequence CACGGGCGCGCTCTATACCATCGCAGCCGGACTTTCGCGCGGCAGCCGCGCCAGTGTCTGGGCGGCCTTCGGCTGCACCCTGGGTATCGTGCCGCATATGCTCGCGGCAATCACTGGGCTGGCGGCGGTGCTTCATGCCAGCGCACTCGCTTTCGAGATCATCAAATATGCGGGGGTTGCCTACCTGCTCTACATGGCCTGGGCGACGTTGCGCGATACCGGCTCGTTGAGCGTCGAGGCCGATCGGACCCCTAAATCGGCGGGCAAGGTGATCGTCGAGAGCATCCTGATCAACATTCTCAACCCCAAGCTCTCGATCTTCTTTTTTGCTTTCCTGCCGCAATTCGTTCCGGCCGCGACGCCAAACGCCGTTCTCCGCATGCTGGAATTGAGCGGGGTGTTCATGGTGGTGAGCTTCGTGGTCTTTGCGATCTATGGTCTGTTTGCCGCCGCTATTCGCGGACAGGTGATCAGCCGCCCATCCATCATGGCCTGGACGCGCCGAACCTTCGCCGCATCCTTCGTGCTCCTGAGTGTCCGGCTGGCGCTGACTGACCGCTAG
- a CDS encoding glutathione S-transferase family protein: MLKVLGRVTSINVRKVLWALDELGLEYEQEDWGLPLRDPKVPEFLALNPNGQVPVLVENNFALWESNAILIYLAERESILLPDQLEERAVALQWLGWQASELNVPWGYAVMALIRKAPGFDDPAKITESMGKWSAKMEILEAQLARGEGFIAGSEFTIADIVLGLSIHRWMEIPAEKQEFPAIRRYYEVLKARPAAARWMTAQTP; the protein is encoded by the coding sequence ATGTTGAAGGTGCTCGGACGGGTCACGTCCATCAATGTGCGCAAAGTGCTGTGGGCGCTCGACGAGCTGGGGCTCGAATACGAGCAGGAGGATTGGGGCCTGCCGCTGCGGGACCCCAAGGTCCCCGAGTTCCTCGCGCTCAACCCCAACGGGCAGGTGCCCGTGCTGGTGGAGAACAACTTCGCCCTGTGGGAGAGCAACGCCATCCTGATCTATCTGGCCGAGCGCGAAAGCATCCTCTTGCCCGACCAGCTCGAGGAGCGGGCGGTGGCGCTGCAATGGCTGGGCTGGCAGGCAAGCGAGCTCAACGTGCCATGGGGCTATGCGGTGATGGCACTGATCCGCAAGGCACCCGGCTTTGATGATCCGGCTAAGATCACCGAATCCATGGGCAAGTGGTCGGCTAAGATGGAAATCCTCGAAGCCCAACTCGCCCGGGGGGAAGGCTTCATTGCCGGCAGCGAGTTTACCATTGCCGATATCGTGCTTGGCCTGTCTATCCATCGCTGGATGGAAATTCCGGCCGAGAAACAGGAATTCCCCGCGATCCGCCGTTACTACGAGGTACTTAAAGCTCGCCCGGCGGCAGCCAGGTGGATGACGGCGCAAACGCCATAG
- a CDS encoding DUF1153 domain-containing protein produces MTVQMRPRVKYVIGPDGSPLTIADLPPANTRRWVIRRKAEVVAAVRGGLLSLEEACERYTLSVDEFLNWQAAIDKHGLAGLRTTWIQHYREG; encoded by the coding sequence ATGACCGTACAAATGCGTCCTCGCGTTAAGTACGTAATCGGACCGGACGGTAGTCCGCTCACGATCGCAGACCTCCCGCCCGCTAATACCAGGCGTTGGGTCATCCGCCGTAAAGCTGAAGTCGTTGCTGCCGTTCGCGGTGGTCTGCTCAGCCTCGAAGAGGCCTGCGAACGCTATACCCTTAGCGTCGACGAATTCCTGAACTGGCAAGCCGCCATCGACAAGCATGGCCTCGCCGGTTTGCGCACCACCTGGATCCAGCACTATCGTGAAGGCTGA
- the flhA gene encoding flagellar biosynthesis protein FlhA: MTDLPTSPRPGFKIPSARSVVDMLRSGDIALATGVMGLIVILIVPLPPLLLDGLLAVSIVFSVMILMTSLFIQKPLEFSSFPTVLLIATMLRLGLNLATTRLILAEGHTGTDAAGHVIEAFGNFVMRGNFIIGVVVFAILVIVNFIVITKGSGRIAEVAARFSLDAMPGKQMAIDADLSAGLIDEDTAKKRRADLEGESAFFGNMDGASKFVRGDAIAGLIITFINVIAGMVIGMMQEGLSIQEAGNVYTLLTIGDGLVSQIPALIVSTAAGILVSKSGVVGSADKALSAQFTGYPRALGMSSAVMAALAFLPGMPIIPFLALAGGVGYMAWRAAGTKDQREATEAMADLKKAAEQPGAPGAPSAEPPITDSLKIDELKLELGYGLLSLVKEDETGSDRLTEQIKALRRQLAIELGFVMPPVRILDNMQLEPNVYKVRIKEVEAGAGEIYASQLMVMDPYGNQIDLPGHHTTEPTFGLPATWIEPALRDEAELRGLSIIDPSTVISTHLTEVLKANVADLLSYANVQSLLSGLPKDQQKLVEDIVPGLISVSGVQRVLQTLLTERISIRDLSTILEGIAEIAGPGRSTQMIAEHVRSRLARQLCAANLNGDGNLPLLTLSHQWERDFAEAMVGEGDNRHLAMAPSRLQQFISATQQGFERAAQAGEIPVLITSPSIRPHVRAIIERFRPQTVVMSQNEVHPRIRLKTVGSI, from the coding sequence ATGACCGATCTCCCCACGTCGCCCCGGCCGGGCTTTAAGATCCCCTCTGCGCGCAGCGTTGTCGACATGCTGCGCTCGGGCGACATCGCGCTCGCCACGGGCGTCATGGGGCTCATCGTCATCCTCATCGTGCCGCTGCCGCCGCTGCTGCTGGACGGCTTGCTCGCGGTATCGATCGTCTTTTCGGTCATGATCCTCATGACCTCGCTGTTTATCCAGAAGCCGCTGGAATTCTCGAGCTTTCCAACGGTGCTCCTGATCGCGACCATGCTGCGGCTGGGCCTCAATCTCGCCACCACCCGCCTCATCCTCGCGGAGGGCCACACCGGAACCGATGCCGCCGGCCACGTGATCGAAGCCTTCGGCAATTTCGTGATGCGCGGCAATTTCATCATCGGCGTGGTGGTGTTCGCGATCCTTGTCATCGTCAACTTCATCGTCATCACCAAGGGCTCGGGCCGTATCGCCGAAGTCGCCGCCCGCTTCAGCCTCGACGCCATGCCGGGCAAGCAGATGGCGATCGACGCCGACCTCTCGGCCGGCCTTATCGATGAAGACACCGCCAAGAAGCGCCGCGCCGACCTTGAAGGCGAAAGCGCCTTTTTCGGCAACATGGACGGTGCCAGCAAATTCGTGCGCGGCGACGCTATCGCCGGCCTCATCATCACCTTCATCAACGTCATTGCCGGCATGGTGATCGGCATGATGCAGGAAGGCCTCTCCATCCAGGAGGCCGGCAATGTCTATACGCTGCTGACTATTGGTGACGGCCTTGTCTCGCAAATCCCCGCGCTGATCGTCTCCACCGCCGCGGGTATTCTCGTGTCTAAGTCCGGCGTGGTCGGCTCGGCCGACAAGGCGCTTTCGGCCCAGTTCACCGGCTATCCCCGCGCCTTGGGCATGTCCTCGGCGGTAATGGCGGCCCTGGCATTCCTGCCCGGCATGCCCATTATTCCCTTCCTGGCGCTGGCGGGCGGGGTCGGCTATATGGCCTGGCGGGCAGCCGGAACCAAGGACCAGCGAGAAGCCACCGAAGCCATGGCCGACCTCAAAAAGGCCGCTGAGCAGCCCGGTGCCCCCGGCGCGCCATCGGCCGAGCCGCCCATCACCGACTCGCTCAAGATCGACGAACTCAAGCTCGAACTGGGCTATGGTCTGCTTAGCCTCGTCAAGGAAGACGAGACCGGCTCGGATCGCCTCACCGAGCAGATCAAGGCCCTGCGCCGCCAGCTGGCAATTGAGCTGGGTTTCGTCATGCCGCCCGTGCGCATCCTCGACAACATGCAGCTCGAGCCAAATGTCTACAAGGTCCGCATCAAGGAAGTGGAGGCCGGCGCCGGCGAGATCTACGCCAGCCAGCTCATGGTTATGGATCCCTATGGCAACCAGATCGACCTGCCGGGCCACCACACCACCGAGCCCACGTTCGGCCTACCCGCGACCTGGATCGAACCCGCCTTGCGCGACGAGGCCGAATTGCGCGGTCTCTCAATCATCGATCCCTCGACGGTGATCTCAACCCACCTCACCGAAGTGCTCAAGGCCAATGTCGCTGACCTCCTTAGCTATGCCAACGTGCAGTCGCTCCTTTCGGGCCTGCCCAAGGATCAGCAAAAGCTCGTCGAGGATATCGTTCCCGGCCTAATCTCGGTTTCGGGGGTGCAGCGCGTGCTGCAGACGCTCCTCACCGAGCGCATCTCCATCCGCGATCTCTCGACCATTCTTGAGGGCATTGCCGAGATTGCCGGTCCCGGTCGCTCGACCCAGATGATCGCCGAGCATGTGCGCTCGCGTCTGGCCCGCCAGCTCTGCGCCGCCAATCTTAACGGTGACGGCAATCTGCCGCTCCTCACGCTCTCGCATCAATGGGAGCGCGACTTCGCCGAAGCCATGGTGGGCGAAGGCGACAACCGGCACCTTGCTATGGCGCCGTCGCGCCTGCAGCAATTCATCTCGGCCACCCAGCAGGGCTTTGAGCGCGCCGCTCAGGCCGGCGAGATCCCGGTGCTGATCACCTCGCCCTCGATCCGGCCCCATGTCCGCGCCATCATCGAGCGCTTCCGTCCCCAGACCGTGGTCATGAGCCAGAACGAGGTTCATCCCCGGATCCGCCTCAAGACTGTCGGCAGCATCTAG
- the fliF gene encoding flagellar basal-body MS-ring/collar protein FliF, producing the protein MDNFTQLINRIGLPRIAAMATVAVLMLGFFGFLILRSQAPNFAPLYTGLSLEDSSAIVTELQTLNVPYELRGEGDTILVPREQITTLRMNLAGSGLPQRGQVGYEIFDEQSTLGATSFVQNINNVRALEGELARTITSLARIKSARVHLVLPERELFRRERKDPSASIVLSVRGELGTSEIRAIQHMVASAIEGLTPSRVSIVDDRGNLLASGTGEEIEGAMSGEAAERTLGFENRLRTRVEDMLANIVGAGRARVEVAAEIDFNRSTVTQETFDPESQVVRSSQVRESESLSGGTEGQVTVANELPGASQNNGAEGTTEQGSTTEEITNYEISKTTQTTATEAGSVKRLSVAVVVDGTYATDAEGNTTYTPRTADEIAQILTLVRSAVGFSETRGDSVEVVNMQFAERPELAVPGTDGTGGLLDFTRDDLMNAAEMAVTLLIALALVFFVMRPLLKKVLTPETQPLALPEAAELSHHATLGPNGQVVPELIEEPKDKTPAWVANAKSMGETQLQTLKTVGTLVEENPKQAALIVRDWLGSAA; encoded by the coding sequence GTGGACAACTTCACCCAGCTGATCAACCGGATAGGCCTGCCGCGCATCGCGGCCATGGCAACCGTGGCAGTGCTCATGCTGGGTTTCTTTGGCTTCCTGATCCTGCGTTCGCAGGCGCCGAACTTCGCCCCGCTCTATACCGGCCTCAGCCTCGAGGACTCCTCGGCCATCGTGACCGAGTTGCAGACCCTCAACGTGCCCTATGAGCTGCGCGGCGAAGGCGACACCATCCTCGTGCCGCGCGAGCAGATCACGACGCTGCGCATGAATCTGGCCGGCTCGGGCCTGCCCCAGCGTGGCCAGGTTGGCTACGAGATCTTCGACGAGCAATCGACCCTGGGAGCCACCAGCTTCGTCCAGAACATCAATAATGTACGCGCGCTCGAAGGCGAACTGGCCCGCACCATCACCTCACTTGCCCGCATCAAGTCGGCTCGCGTTCATCTGGTGCTGCCCGAGCGCGAACTCTTCCGTCGCGAGCGCAAGGACCCTTCCGCCTCGATCGTGCTGTCGGTGCGGGGCGAATTGGGCACCAGCGAAATTCGCGCCATCCAGCACATGGTCGCTTCCGCCATCGAGGGTCTCACCCCCAGCCGCGTCTCCATCGTTGATGACCGCGGCAACCTCCTGGCCTCGGGCACCGGCGAGGAAATCGAAGGCGCCATGTCCGGCGAAGCTGCCGAGCGGACGCTAGGCTTTGAAAACCGCCTCCGCACCCGCGTCGAGGACATGCTGGCCAATATCGTGGGCGCCGGCCGGGCGCGCGTCGAAGTTGCCGCCGAGATCGACTTCAATCGCTCCACGGTCACCCAGGAAACCTTCGACCCCGAGTCGCAGGTCGTCCGCTCCAGTCAGGTGCGCGAGAGCGAAAGCCTGTCGGGCGGCACCGAAGGCCAGGTCACCGTTGCCAACGAGTTGCCCGGCGCGTCCCAGAACAATGGCGCCGAAGGCACCACCGAGCAGGGCAGCACCACCGAAGAAATCACCAATTACGAGATTTCCAAGACCACCCAGACCACCGCCACCGAAGCTGGTTCGGTCAAGCGCCTCTCGGTTGCCGTGGTGGTAGATGGGACCTATGCGACTGATGCCGAGGGCAATACCACCTACACCCCGCGCACGGCCGACGAGATCGCGCAGATCCTGACCCTGGTCCGCTCGGCCGTGGGCTTCTCCGAAACCCGCGGCGACAGCGTCGAAGTGGTCAACATGCAGTTCGCCGAGCGGCCTGAACTCGCCGTGCCGGGCACGGACGGCACCGGCGGTCTGCTCGACTTCACCCGCGACGACCTGATGAACGCCGCCGAGATGGCCGTTACCCTCCTCATCGCCTTGGCACTCGTCTTCTTCGTGATGCGCCCGCTGCTCAAAAAGGTGCTGACACCCGAGACGCAGCCACTGGCGCTGCCCGAAGCGGCTGAACTGAGCCATCACGCGACCCTGGGGCCAAATGGCCAGGTGGTACCTGAACTGATCGAAGAACCCAAAGACAAGACGCCGGCCTGGGTGGCCAATGCCAAGTCGATGGGCGAGACCCAGCTGCAGACGCTTAAGACCGTCGGCACGCTGGTTGAGGAAAACCCCAAGCAAGCCGCGCTGATCGTGCGCGACTGGCTGGGTAGCGCGGCATAG
- a CDS encoding flagellar hook-length control protein FliK yields the protein MASHLTVTSSSSAGAARGFGQQAASGDSNGRGVFAALLGGSNAAGQGTTTSSSSKSNLDMSLGGLVDLSLGFGEGEAAENPEALAAAIDAQLPFQAEARDAFNALIEGLGALKAQLDAGEAPSPELLQTLDAALGDLAGALGLDLSALPSPDELAAIAKGVLPDEAGLGAKLTAALAPLAQQLTTGSGETAEADLLKSIGDKLDAEKLAQLGLDPASPADAALEAALAKLSGAPASVDASANAVELGEAELELTEPVLTGKGVEGGEANANGTPDGNAGGEGKPHDNKGAEIKPAAVAAAAQAEAEDPSAVAVPNQQQARVDAVAAPRVIQAGYQTSQQQLNLPQIAFELVRQVQDGNSRFQIRLDPPELGKIEVKLDIGQSGQINAHLTVERAETLDLIQRDQRALERALQQAGLDGAKTNLEFSLKQNPFSGSGQEQGQGQGQGGNGRQPGFGGLAANDSEEPAPIISLYRGSLSASGVNIIA from the coding sequence GTGGCATCACACTTGACCGTTACCTCATCGTCCAGCGCCGGCGCCGCCAGGGGCTTTGGTCAGCAGGCCGCCAGCGGCGACAGCAATGGCCGAGGCGTCTTCGCGGCCCTCTTGGGCGGATCGAACGCCGCCGGCCAGGGCACGACCACCAGTTCATCCTCCAAGAGCAATCTCGACATGAGCCTGGGCGGGCTCGTCGACCTATCGCTGGGCTTCGGCGAGGGGGAGGCGGCGGAGAACCCCGAGGCGCTGGCAGCCGCGATCGACGCGCAACTGCCGTTCCAGGCCGAAGCTCGCGACGCGTTCAACGCCTTGATCGAGGGCCTCGGCGCACTCAAGGCCCAGCTCGACGCCGGCGAGGCACCCTCGCCCGAATTGCTGCAGACCCTCGATGCTGCGCTGGGCGACCTCGCCGGTGCACTTGGGCTTGACCTCTCGGCACTCCCTTCCCCAGATGAACTCGCCGCCATCGCCAAGGGTGTGCTCCCCGACGAGGCCGGCCTTGGCGCCAAGCTGACCGCGGCACTCGCGCCGCTCGCCCAGCAACTGACGACCGGATCAGGCGAAACGGCCGAGGCGGACCTGCTGAAATCCATCGGCGACAAGCTCGACGCCGAGAAGCTGGCCCAGCTGGGGCTGGACCCGGCGAGCCCCGCCGACGCAGCGCTGGAAGCCGCGCTCGCCAAGCTCTCCGGTGCGCCTGCCTCGGTCGACGCCAGCGCCAACGCGGTGGAACTAGGCGAGGCCGAACTCGAACTTACCGAACCGGTGCTGACCGGCAAGGGCGTCGAAGGGGGCGAGGCCAACGCCAACGGAACGCCGGACGGCAATGCCGGTGGCGAAGGTAAGCCGCACGATAATAAAGGCGCTGAGATCAAGCCGGCCGCGGTTGCCGCAGCAGCTCAAGCCGAGGCCGAGGACCCCAGCGCAGTCGCGGTGCCCAACCAGCAGCAGGCGCGCGTCGATGCAGTGGCGGCCCCCCGGGTCATCCAGGCCGGCTATCAGACCAGCCAACAGCAACTCAACCTGCCCCAGATCGCCTTCGAACTGGTGCGCCAGGTCCAAGACGGCAACAGCCGCTTCCAGATCCGGCTCGATCCGCCCGAACTGGGCAAGATCGAAGTCAAGCTCGATATCGGTCAATCCGGCCAGATCAACGCCCATCTGACCGTCGAGCGGGCCGAAACGCTCGACCTCATTCAGCGCGACCAGCGCGCCCTGGAGCGGGCATTGCAGCAGGCTGGGCTCGACGGGGCCAAGACCAACCTGGAATTCTCGCTTAAGCAGAACCCGTTCAGCGGGAGCGGACAGGAACAGGGCCAGGGCCAGGGCCAGGGTGGCAACGGCCGCCAGCCTGGGTTTGGCGGGCTTGCCGCCAACGATAGTGAAGAGCCAGCGCCCATTATCAGCCTTTACCGCGGCAGCCTCAGCGCCAGCGGCGTCAACATCATCGCGTAA
- the fliN gene encoding flagellar motor switch protein FliN, whose amino-acid sequence MAAPRRAGGPEAHVERSAADLEAVFDVPVRVSVVLGRTKMAVSELLKMDVGTVIELDRQVGEAVEIFINERLVARGEIVLVDGRLGVTMTEIIKPQ is encoded by the coding sequence ATGGCCGCGCCCCGCCGGGCCGGTGGCCCTGAGGCCCATGTGGAGCGCAGCGCCGCCGATCTCGAGGCGGTGTTCGACGTGCCCGTGCGGGTCTCGGTGGTTCTCGGCCGCACCAAGATGGCCGTCAGCGAGCTCCTCAAGATGGACGTTGGCACCGTCATCGAACTGGACCGCCAGGTCGGCGAAGCCGTCGAAATCTTCATCAATGAACGCCTCGTCGCTCGTGGCGAAATCGTGCTGGTCGATGGACGCCTGGGCGTCACCATGACCGAAATTATCAAGCCGCAGTAA
- the fliG gene encoding flagellar motor switch protein FliG, with amino-acid sequence MALVSQSTDLPDAQSSASKQLTIGSDATQRVLKGDEKAAALLLALGPDYGRPIFSELDELEIKQLSRAMVRLGPITQEMLDDLMIEFVTTISSNGSLSGNTDSTERLLLSFLSQDRVDSIMEEIRGPAGRNMWEKLSNVQADVLAAYLKNEYPQTIAVVLSKIATDHASKVLAVLPEELAMDVVQRMLGLDPVQKEILEKIETTLRTEFMSTLNHSKRRDSHEQMAEIFNSFDRQTEARFITTLEENNRDDAERIKSLMFTFEDLAKLEASAVQTLLTRIDKKELAMSLKGANEAVKEYFFANMSGRAAKLLRDDMEAMGPVRLKDVDEAQGRMVSTAKDLAAKGEIVILKTKADDQMVA; translated from the coding sequence ATGGCTCTTGTTTCCCAATCCACCGACCTCCCCGACGCTCAGTCCTCTGCCAGCAAGCAGCTGACTATTGGGTCCGATGCAACGCAACGCGTGCTCAAGGGCGACGAGAAGGCCGCGGCCTTGCTGCTGGCCCTAGGGCCCGACTATGGCCGGCCGATCTTCAGCGAACTCGACGAACTCGAAATCAAGCAGCTCTCGCGCGCCATGGTGCGTCTGGGCCCGATCACCCAGGAAATGCTGGACGACCTCATGATCGAGTTCGTCACCACCATTTCTTCCAACGGCTCGCTGTCCGGCAATACCGACTCCACCGAGCGCCTCCTGCTGAGCTTCCTCTCGCAGGACCGGGTGGATTCCATCATGGAGGAGATCCGTGGCCCGGCTGGTCGCAACATGTGGGAGAAGCTCTCCAACGTGCAGGCGGACGTACTCGCCGCCTATCTCAAGAACGAATATCCCCAGACCATCGCTGTGGTGCTCTCCAAGATCGCCACCGACCACGCCTCCAAGGTCCTCGCGGTGCTGCCCGAGGAATTGGCCATGGACGTGGTGCAGCGCATGCTGGGGCTCGACCCGGTGCAAAAGGAAATCCTCGAAAAAATCGAGACCACCCTACGCACCGAGTTCATGTCGACGCTCAACCACTCCAAGCGTCGCGACAGCCACGAGCAGATGGCGGAGATCTTCAACAGTTTCGACCGCCAGACCGAAGCACGCTTCATCACCACGCTTGAAGAGAATAATCGCGACGACGCCGAGCGCATCAAGTCGCTAATGTTTACCTTCGAAGATTTGGCCAAGCTCGAGGCCTCGGCCGTGCAGACACTGCTCACGCGCATTGACAAGAAGGAGCTGGCGATGTCGCTCAAGGGCGCCAACGAGGCGGTCAAGGAGTACTTCTTCGCCAATATGTCGGGCCGCGCCGCCAAGCTCCTGCGCGACGACATGGAGGCCATGGGCCCGGTCCGGCTCAAGGACGTGGACGAGGCACAAGGCCGCATGGTCTCCACCGCCAAGGATCTCGCGGCCAAGGGCGAGATCGTCATCCTCAAGACCAAAGCCGACGACCAGATGGTGGCGTAA
- a CDS encoding sigma-54 interaction domain-containing protein, translated as MRLLIVGPLEGQLTTATKMAMEGGAKVAHAPSVEIALASLRAGKGADLLLVDVAMNIAGLIAGLEAERIAIPVVACGVEANAAAAVNAIRAGAKEYIPLPPDAELIAAVIAAVARDSSEFLFRDPAMERVVKMADQIAGSDASILITGESGTGKEVIAKYVHARSKRASKPFISVNCAAIPEALLESELFGHEKGAFTGAVARRIGKFEEASGGTLLLDEISEMDVRLQAKLLRAIQERVIDRVGGTKPVPVDIRILATSNRNLNEAVREGSFREDLLFRLNVVNLKLPALRDRPGDIVALSEHFVAKYAKANGLPPRELAPDARAALLKAPWPGNVRELENTLHRAVLLSSGDIIDADAIVLPDGMGLAEAAQASSLSAQLAQTAETMSRALVGRTVADVERDLILDTLDHTLGNRTHAANILGISIRTLRNKLNQYADEGTHVPEPGERRSVA; from the coding sequence ATGCGTCTCCTCATCGTCGGACCGCTCGAAGGCCAACTCACTACCGCCACCAAGATGGCCATGGAGGGTGGCGCCAAGGTTGCCCACGCCCCTTCGGTGGAAATCGCACTCGCCTCGCTCCGCGCCGGCAAGGGCGCCGACCTGCTGCTGGTCGACGTGGCCATGAACATTGCCGGGCTGATCGCGGGCCTGGAAGCCGAGCGCATCGCCATTCCGGTGGTAGCTTGTGGCGTCGAGGCCAATGCCGCAGCGGCGGTCAACGCCATCCGCGCCGGGGCCAAGGAGTACATTCCCCTACCCCCCGACGCCGAGCTGATCGCCGCCGTGATCGCGGCCGTGGCTCGGGACTCCAGCGAATTCCTGTTCCGCGACCCTGCAATGGAGCGGGTGGTCAAGATGGCCGACCAGATCGCGGGCTCCGATGCCTCGATCCTCATCACCGGCGAAAGCGGTACGGGCAAGGAAGTCATCGCCAAATATGTGCATGCGCGCTCCAAGCGGGCGAGCAAACCGTTTATCTCGGTCAACTGCGCGGCCATTCCCGAAGCGCTGCTCGAATCTGAGCTGTTCGGGCATGAGAAGGGCGCCTTTACCGGCGCCGTCGCGCGCCGCATCGGCAAGTTCGAGGAAGCCTCGGGTGGCACGCTGCTGCTCGATGAAATCTCCGAGATGGATGTGCGCCTCCAGGCCAAGCTCTTGCGCGCCATCCAGGAGCGCGTGATCGACCGTGTCGGTGGCACCAAGCCCGTGCCGGTTGATATCCGCATCCTCGCCACTTCCAACCGCAATCTCAATGAGGCCGTGCGCGAGGGCAGCTTCCGGGAGGACCTGCTGTTCCGCCTCAACGTGGTGAACCTCAAGCTCCCCGCCCTGCGCGACCGGCCGGGCGACATCGTTGCCCTCTCCGAGCACTTCGTTGCCAAATATGCCAAGGCCAACGGGCTGCCGCCGCGCGAACTCGCCCCCGATGCGCGCGCCGCCCTGCTGAAAGCGCCATGGCCGGGCAATGTCCGCGAACTGGAAAACACGCTCCATCGCGCGGTGCTGCTTTCATCGGGCGATATCATCGACGCCGACGCGATCGTGCTGCCCGACGGCATGGGTCTGGCCGAGGCGGCGCAGGCGAGCTCGCTCTCCGCGCAACTGGCGCAGACCGCCGAGACCATGAGCCGTGCCCTCGTGGGCCGCACCGTGGCCGATGTGGAACGCGATCTTATCCTCGACACCCTCGACCACACGCTGGGCAACCGCACGCACGCCGCCAACATCCTGGGCATCTCGATCCGCACGCTGCGCAACAAGCTCAACCAATATGCCGACGAAGGAACCCATGTTCCCGAGCCCGGCGAGCGGCGGAGCGTGGCGTAA
- a CDS encoding flagellar hook assembly protein FlgD, protein MAVNGVSGTGTSQMANSRSTIAENFDTFLNILTTQLKNQNPLEPLDTNQFTQQLVQFTGVEQQLKTNEFLETLMLSTQNTAKSEAVSYIGKQVTASGKTGTLTDSEAVFWAYDAEAAVPNATVTVKNANGTVVYQETGSLNAGPGTFRWDGMGSNGNMQPNGTYSIDIKGTNLSGNAIAVSTSSVGIVTAVDFTTDIPMLTVGNAKVAITDVTDVRVPTQSGTGTPTSN, encoded by the coding sequence ATGGCCGTAAACGGCGTTTCGGGTACCGGCACCAGCCAGATGGCGAACTCCCGCTCCACGATCGCGGAGAACTTCGACACCTTCCTGAACATCCTCACCACCCAGCTCAAGAACCAGAACCCGCTCGAGCCGCTCGACACCAACCAATTCACCCAGCAATTGGTGCAGTTCACCGGCGTCGAACAGCAGCTCAAGACCAATGAGTTCCTCGAAACGCTGATGCTGTCGACGCAGAACACGGCCAAGTCCGAGGCCGTGTCCTATATCGGCAAGCAGGTGACCGCTTCGGGCAAGACCGGCACGCTGACCGACAGCGAGGCCGTGTTCTGGGCTTATGACGCCGAGGCTGCCGTGCCCAATGCCACGGTTACGGTCAAGAATGCCAACGGCACGGTGGTTTACCAGGAGACCGGATCGCTCAATGCCGGCCCGGGCACCTTCCGCTGGGATGGCATGGGCAGCAATGGCAATATGCAGCCCAACGGCACCTATTCGATCGACATCAAGGGTACCAATCTGTCCGGCAACGCCATCGCGGTTTCCACCTCATCGGTGGGCATCGTGACCGCCGTCGACTTCACCACGGACATTCCCATGCTGACCGTGGGCAACGCCAAGGTTGCCATCACCGATGTCACCGACGTGCGCGTGCCGACCCAAAGCGGGACTGGAACACCGACGTCGAACTGA